From Lytechinus pictus isolate F3 Inbred chromosome 6, Lp3.0, whole genome shotgun sequence, the proteins below share one genomic window:
- the LOC129263504 gene encoding uncharacterized protein LOC129263504 produces MMATHSGTTDDLLSKLAEDIETGEQMEGLGRSLGFKHAAVNRYTETNNKGDRATCKGTRDMLFDWRQTVEPAFQHSRLKQALIDAHLVMLAKTHLEGVSSTPDIFGKKISESLTVGQCREKLRHRYLDKLCKIQLRPWDKSNYAELKDLHTVVTMMRKDSSGKNTKKKEELEGSVDKIFSTKVNGRLPSRILISAPAGVGKTTAVAKIAYDWAQEKKESALEQLPLLFAVRFRNTGHMTSIGEAIKAQLLSDVHDLKPDDIESFIRENQEICHIILDGLDEYAGISSLNNIVSVIRCDEFPQCRVLITTRPHLESYFNHDDLPRVYTKMWIEGFSMESSREYIDRFFTLSSSDEKRDKLKEYLNDQPLIDELVKTPLFCLMICHLWSEDQLGSDVSTQTDLFDSVNTFLMHHANARSGLTFTHKNLNGIVNEIGRVALYGLLDDAKKLIFTLRDFRRVPCILDKACEIGIVSKTTVPITNLPQSDETTSTQIEFYHKLAQEHSAGKFIASETWRILFRLRVSKLDRILWKINSNIGDYEQLIRFAAGTDRHLGIRIMEALLANEHLEENERYRILLDCSSESKDSGGNMSSLVQRCVTAQSMILKSPTMYTVVGLQNLPKPLQREVKTMRFVESVLTADVARRMWSCLKSFPNLHTISIRDTSVSVPSFLPELPSVTRLLAKRITPSCYTSVLLSLPHARELDVSIVIENTSNTFEMKTDTNRMNQIVHSPPDLQTIKVTLQQCVSQSVGEVNLGLKSGGLALLFGEQSRNQHLLSVSGDMGRYGETLVDLFVKTTQLTYLNSP; encoded by the exons ATGATGGCGACTCATAGTGGAACTACCGATGATCTTCTCTCCAAGTTGGCTGAAGACATCGAGACGGGTGAACAGATGGAGGGCTTAGGACGATCACTTGGATTCAAACATGCAGCTGTCAATAGATACACAGAGACCAACAACAAGGGAGACCGGGCCACCTGTAAGGGAACACGTGACATGCTGTTTGACTGGAGACAGACCGTGGAGCCAGCATTTCAGCATTCCAGGCTGAAACAAGCTCTCATTGATGCTCATCTAGTCATGCTTGCTAAAACTCATCTCGAAGGGGTTTCAAGTACTCCAG aTATATTCGGCAAGAAGATCTCAGAATCATTGACTGTGGGACAATGTCGTGAGAAGCTGAGACACAGGTACCTCgataaattgtgcaaaattcaACTGAGGCCCTGGGATAAATCAAATTACGCTGAGCTCAAAGATTTGCATACGGTCGTAACAATGATGAGAAAAGACTCGAGTGGAAAAAATaccaaaaagaaagaagaattgGAGGGCTCTGTTGATAAGATATTCTCTACCAAAGTAAACGGGAGACTGCCATCTCGAATCCTTATATCAGCTCCAGCTGGAGTAGGGAAGACAACAGCTGTTGCAAAGATAGCGTACGACTGggctcaagaaaaaaaagaatcggCATTGGAGCAGTTGCCACTTCTTTTTGCTGTTAGATTTCGTAACACAGGCCACATGACATCGATTGGGGAAGCCATCAAAGCTCAGCTTTTAAGCGACGTCCATGATCTCAAACCGGACGATATAGAGAGTTTTATCCGTGAAAATCAAGAGATCTGTCACATCATACTTGACGGACTGGATGAATATGCCGGTATTTCTTCACTGAACAATATTGTCAGCGTCATTCGATGTGACGAGTTTCCACAATGTCGCGTGCTTATAACAACACGCCCTCATCTAGAAAGCTACTTCAATCATGATGACCTTCCGAGGGTATACACTAAAATGTGGATCGAAGGATTTTCAATGGAGAGTTCCAGAGAGTACATCGATAGATTCTTCACACTGTCTTCGAGCGATGAAAAGAGGGATAAGCTGAAAGAATACCTCAACGACCAACCACTCATCGATGAACTTGTAAAAACACCCCTCTTTTGTCTTATGATCTGTCACCTGTGGAGTGAAGATCAACTAGGAAGTGATGTCAGTACCCAAACAGATTTGTTTGACagtgtaaatacatttttaatgcACCATGCAAATGCTCGCTCAGGTTTAACATTCACTCACAAAAACTTAAATGGGATCGTCAACGAAATTGGCAGAGTTGCGCTCTACGGTCTACTCGATGATGCCAAAAAACTAATCTTCACGCTCCGAGATTTCCGAAGAGTTCCTTGTATCCTCGATAAAGCATGCGAGATCGGAATAGTATCAAAGACGACAGTGCCAATCACAAACCTTCCTCAGTCCGACGAGACCACTTCCACTCAAATTGAATTTTATCACAAATTAGCACAAGAACATTCGGCGGGTAAATTCATCGCCAGTGAAACATGGCGCATACTATTCCGGTTAAGAGTATCTAAGTTGGACCGAATATTGTGGAAGATTAATTCAAACATCGGAGACTATGAGCAACTCATCCGATTTGCTGCTGGCACAGACAGGCACCTAGGAATACGAATAATGGAGGCACTCCTTGCAAACGAGCATTTGGAAGAGAACGAACGGTACCGCATTCTACTTGACTGTTCATCAGAGTCCAAGGATAGTGGAGGAAACATGTCTTCGTTGGTTCAAAGATGTGTCACTGCACAGAGTATGATTCTTAAGTCACCAACTATGTATACTGTCGTTGGGCTGCAAAATCTTCCCAAGCCACTGCAACGTGAG GTAAAAACAATGAGGTTCGTGGAGTCTGTGCTTACGGCTGACGTGGCCAGACGAATGTGGTCCTGTCTCAAATCATTTCCTAACTTACATACCATCAGCATCAGAGACACTTCTGTAAGTGTTCCATCATTTCTTCCAGAGCTCCCATCAGTTACTCGTCTGTTAGCCAAGAGAATTACGCCTAGCTGTTACACAAGCGTACTCTTATCTCTACCTCATGCAAGGGAGCTCGATGTATCCATCGTAATTGAAAATACGAGCAACACTTTCGAGATGAAAACCGATACTAACCGTATGAATCAAATTGTACATAGTCCACCCGATCTTCAAACTATCAAAGTGACACTTCAACAATGTGTGTCACAGTCAGTGGGTGAAGTCAATTTGGGATTGAAATCTGGAGGTCTTGCCCTTCTATTTGGAGAACAATCTCGGAATCAGCACCTACTATCTGTTTCTGGTGATATGGGCAGATACGGAGAAACCCTGGTTGACCTGTTTGTCAAGACGACACAACTTACCTACTTGAATTCTCCGTAA